The window tgaccAGACCAtggtttttgcccctgatgctgacttggatttttttttttcttaggatgttctcctctttgtttaacatgacaagggttttgagatcttcagatTGTTTGTCTTAttaagatgatctctttgtttatcatgacaaataattgaatttttttgaattatttgctttcttaggatgatctcctctttgtttaacacgACGAGGGTTTTGAGATTTTCGGATTGTTTGTCTTATTAAGTTGATCtatttgtttatcatgacaaataattgaaattttttggattatttgctttgttatgatgatctcctctttgtttaccattatagttagagttatttgtattgtttgaatgtttgttttaggatgttctcctcatgatTAGTAAGTTAtgactgtgttttttttttttttttttttttaatctcctatttattatgaatatttttcatttctttgttatttcatattttgcagagTCAGGATCAGGGTATACtcggcccttgatggcaaaccagggtcaatcagggtcatcccgacccgaccctgaaaaatcagggccaattagggcgggcaagggttgggcctgggttgaagttttgtgaccctgagtcagggtcaaggcGGGTTTGGATCCAGTTAAGGGAAcacagggttgggctagggctTTAAGAAGCCCGGCCCTATTGCACCCCCAGATACAACACATCAAATACATTCACAGTTAATGAAAAATTCTTAATTAGGCAATTGACACGAAATTAGCCTTTATAGTTGATAAGGTTTGGTCATTGTCATTGTCTAATTGTAGTTCATTTTTTCAGATCAGCAAGCAAAACATTAGGCTTCATTTGGTATGTAATCTTGTAATGCATTCTAAGGTCAATAGTGCATTctaaaaaatcataccaaatgcagccttagacTTCCACCTATTATTTTTAAACTTGTGTGAATCCattatttatttagcatatatttgtcatctcatcttctcaatctcaacATTTTATGCATTCTAAGCACTCCACCCCTTGAAGATCAACTCTAAATATTGGTTAAATAGAATAAACTATATAGCTATTCTTTGACAGCATTTGGAATCGAATGGTGAACTTTTTTAAATTAAGGTTGTGTtttgtatgatgtcttgtaatGCATTATTGACATAGAATGCTATTAAAATAAATTTCCATCTCTTCTCCTCACccccatccaaaaaataaaagaatcgcCATAAAATAACTTGCAAAGAAGCAATGATTCATGGTGTATACCTGTGTTCAAATGCAAGAAGCATTCGAGTATAGAAACTATGGGTGCTTTCACATCCCCAACCATCAATATCTGCAGAGCTTCTTCTTCATAGACCCATTGCTCCATCTTTGTAATTCGAGACCTCTTCTTCATATTAAAAACCAACACAATCAACAACAAACCCTAAAATGTAACACCCATGCATTGCTAAATGAAGTTCATTGATCTAGATTCTTATACGAATTAAATTAAAATCGTCGAATCGAACAAAATATCCTAGAATCGACCCTTTAGATCTGAAACCTAATTATCCAGtccaaaaaattctaaaatgggATCAGAATTGACTAGAAGTGCCTAACCTGACGCAAGTGTTTTATTGACCTAACCCTAGTGTCCATACAAAAAGTGGACGAATCGGATCAACTCGCCGGGATCCCAATTCTTGAAATGCGgagatttttttggtagaactggGTTTCGGCTTTTCAAGGTAACCTAtaattaatttctttaaatagaaataaattactCAATTAGGATTAAATTAAAATTAGCGGTGGTAGGGTTGGAAGGGAAATTATTTGGACGGTGGATGGTGGTGAAGACGTGGGGTTGGTGACTCGCTTTTAGAAACACGAAAAGCTTGACGTGCTTAGGACTAAGGGGAAGCTGCCGTCTAGCACGTCCCTCTTTCTCGAACAAGTTTGTGGGTCCCATGTTAACAATTTTCTTTTGTGGGGTCCATCTCTTACGAGGGACAAACCATCGAGCTTATTCTCTTATCCTTCTCCAGATTATATTATtaccttttcattttctttcaacTTGATTTCCCCAAAAAGGGTTTATCAAATACAATAGGTTTATCCCATTACAGAATCTGGGGAGGATAAtatatgtaattttattttcaccTTTATTTTACTGCAGAATTAGTTTCCGACTCAGACTTAagcaattttattattttaccaagATCCATAAATAGATACAAACATACAAATTTGAGCTGATTTTATTCATGTAGTGTTAGGCCAAGGGTTTTAAACTCATAATTGCAGATCGAAATggtttctgttgattttgatttgaattgaaTTAAAATGGGTTGAAATTGATCCTATAAACCATATAATCAGCCCTTTAGATTTGGGATCCAatcgaaaaaaccctaaaattcgTCATTTTGGAACAGTTAAAAGGTCAAAACCATAATCGATCATGACCGATTTCAACCTAattcgatcaattcaatttcaaatttcttaacattggaacaaaaaattgaaaacagcCAAATCAGCAAAATTTTGTCTATATAGGAGAAAAAGATACAAAGTTTCTAGCTTTTCATGATTAATTGATCCCATCTGAGCCCTTCTTATTTCTCATAAacatatagatagatagaggAGTTACATTGACAATGAACCATTCTCTGCTCAATTTGTGCAACTAGAAATGATCGAGGAGGAGGCCAGGTTTTATATTTATAACAAGATGAGattcaaaaatatcaaaatacaacCTCTCTTGTCTCTCTTCTTCACTCAATCATAACTCATAAGCTATGCAACATATGATGTAATAGGCTACATCATATGGTTTCTAATTACAGTATTtgaggattaaaaaaaaaaaaaaaaagggagtgaTTGAGAGGGGAAAACCTTCAAAAGGGATTCataatacatattttttttcctttccaaaacataaaaagagagaagaagaagatttttttttttttatatgtattaaCGGAAATTGACTCTAGCTTCATATGTCATTCCAATATACCAGTTTTTAGGGGCAACGTTCCAAGCAAAAATAGTCTGCCTTGTGGTCCGAGAGGTGACCTTGAAAGAGAGAGTTTGTCCACTTAGAGTTTGAAATGCTTGGTATGATGCTCCCCAGTTATGGCTCATGCTTATCCATCTTGTGGAGCTTCCTTTCACTGCCATGCTTACTATGTCACCTGCTCCTCCCACATTCATCACATACACCAATAACCAGTACCCATTTCCTTGTAATTGGAATCTAATTCCACCCTTCCTCATGCATGGGACTCTGCATGTATGAAACAATGAAGAAATTAGTTATAGATTTATTTATTggataataattatattttttgtttaaattaatCCCAAATTAATTAAGTCTGGAACCTTGGTTACTTTTATATATCAGTTGGGTATTTTCATCAAAAAGTCCGAGCTTCTaggttgaaatttaacataatATCAGATCCCAATATAATTTTCCGTATATACACTCAACAACACATGAAAGAGTGTTGAGAATAATCACATACGTCTTGGGTGTCTTCATATTCCAATCGGGTATTTCACCAAAGTTTGAGCTTTTGAGTTCAAATATATGTGCCCAAATAACTTACCCACATGGGGAGAGGAATTACCTTCCCATGGAGTTCCACCATCCATTGAGGATTTGACCCTGGCAACTCATAGTCATAAAAGGGCCTGACACATATTCTAGTTAGTTGTTTCACCAAACTTCAACCTTTTAAGGTTGGAATCTATGAGTCTGAATCAACTACCCACGTGGAGAAAGAAGTCACCTTTTCCACATGTGGTTCCACTATCCATTGGGGATTTGATCATACTGACTCATAATCATAGAAGTGTCTAACACATATACCAATCAAACGTTTCACCATAGTTCAACCTTTTAAGGTAGGAATCTATGAATCTGAATTAGCTACCCATTTGGGGAGAGGATTTATCCTCCTCACATGGGGTTCCACCGTCATTGGGGATAGAACCCCTCTAATTCGAGGTCAGAGGAAGTTCTGACACGATTCATGTCTCTCGCCGGTGATCAACACATGGGGAGAGGACCctggcttttcttttctttctcttttcttttagacGATTCATGGGATAGATATAAACAAAGAATGAGTATTAGTGCATACCGGCGGAACATGACCGGGATGATGCCGGCATGCCAATCGGCAATTTTCATGAAAGCAGGCTTAGCCATGTCGAAGTGTGTCCTTGGTGGGTTACACCAGCCACCAGCATTGGAATTCTCAGCCCAGTTAGGTGGGCAAAGGTTGGTAGCAGTGACGGTTGTGAACGGAGAGCCTTTGTAACAGTGAGGCGATTTAACACACCTCATCTGAAAACAAGTCCCACATCCATACCCATTCTGAAACAATACTGAGCTCAAGGCTGCTGTCTGGGTTCCATAACCACTATCATATAAGTTTCCATATCCACAAGCCCCTCCTGCAAATCAAAAAACCAGAACAAACTCAATCACAGAGACGATAAGATAAGATGGCAACAGTAGAAgatgactatatatatatatatatatatctcacaAACCCATTGTTTCAGACGCCGTTTCGTCGCCGTAGAAGGTGGCATGAGCAAGTTGCCATGGACCTCCACGGTAATAAGTATGAACTTGATGATGGCGATAGTAAGCTTCAATTGTAGGAATGTTCATCATCGTCCAgtggagaagaaagaagccAAGAGTTAATGACTGGGAGAAGGAAGCCATGATTGATGCAGCTGGGGAGTTGCAGAGGCTTGACTTGCCAACCTATAACTAATGGTTTGCTTATATAGTGAGAACCATAGCCCATGTTCTATATCTTCTCACCAATGGAAAGACATGCATGGCATACCTTCGTGACCCTCACTAAGTCGGTCAACTTTATTAAATGGAAGATGGTTGGAGGGGGCCGGTGGACCTGACGTGCATTATACCACTCTTAGGATACATAGTCGTAGGCCCTAGGGGTGTCAGCTGGTCGGTCTAATCAGTTGCAGTTGGCTATGGTTATACACCGtttagaaaaaaacaaaaatcattgCTACCCGAGTTGCAGCTATAATTGCAAGTTACAATTAAGTGAATGGAATCTTGGAAGTAGATTTGAAAATACCTAAGTGAACTTTTTCACCTGTACCCCAGTGATTCTATTCTCCTGACCGGTATGGTATAGGAGTTGCAGTCAGGCAATAGCCAAGTTTTGATCGATCTCGTACACCAAAGTATTGACACATTTTTATTCAGTCAATCCTTATTGGATTACTACCTTGCTACTAGGATTGCCTGGGATTACTATTTTCACCAAATTCGACTGTGTCACTACATtcaagaaaatgataaaaaaaaaaaaaaaaaatagaaaacctcATTTTCGTTCTCATTTATGGATTTTATTGATCGATTAATGCTTGAACCCTACACATTTAATAATCGATTGGACCTGTACTCTTAGGTTATGTTtagtagtcaagagaagaagataaaataaaagaatttctctttgcactTGATATGTCTTCACCTAAAATAAGATTcagcttttgaaattcaaaattcctcatGAGAATTGTGAAGTTAtcttttgttctaaaaaaaaaatcttgtaagaaacgaaagaaaacataaaaaaatatgaaaacttaataagacaaaaaaatgaataattacacaatgatttcctatgtgtctctctctctcctaaaattcaaaattttttgaattttttttttcttttattttcttctcttggttaccaaacatacatattctttttattttctcaccattttatttcttttcttctctttttttttttttagattctttttattttattttattttatttttttcttctcttggttaccaaacatagccttaggctATACACGAGGTCGGACCAACATAGCAATCTTGACCATAAAATTTTCAGTATTCGTATCTGATCTCTTGGTTTGGGCCCACTGATTGAGTTGTCGAGTTGGGTCTATTAAGATTGTGGGCCGGCTGTTCATTAGATTAAGTGTGTACGGTTCGTACCAAACAATTAAAGTATTAAAC of the Macadamia integrifolia cultivar HAES 741 unplaced genomic scaffold, SCU_Mint_v3 scaffold1584, whole genome shotgun sequence genome contains:
- the LOC122064260 gene encoding expansin-A7-like, which translates into the protein MASFSQSLTLGFFLLHWTMMNIPTIEAYYRHHQVHTYYRGGPWQLAHATFYGDETASETMGGACGYGNLYDSGYGTQTAALSSVLFQNGYGCGTCFQMRCVKSPHCYKGSPFTTVTATNLCPPNWAENSNAGGWCNPPRTHFDMAKPAFMKIADWHAGIIPVMFRRVPCMRKGGIRFQLQGNGYWLLVYVMNVGGAGDIVSMAVKGSSTRWISMSHNWGASYQAFQTLSGQTLSFKVTSRTTRQTIFAWNVAPKNWYIGMTYEARVNFR